Within the Enterobacter roggenkampii genome, the region GGGCGAAGCCAGCCGTTCGCACTATATGGCGCGTATGCAGACGCTGCGCCTGGACGGTTTCCTGCTGCGACCGCTGCTGAGCCTGTTCTCGGCGCTGGTGCTGTGCGGGCTGCTGATGCTCTTTGGCCTGAGCGCAAACGGTACGATTGAAGTGGGTGTGCTGTACGCTTTCATTAGCTATCTGGGACGCCTTAACGAGCCGCTGATCGAACTCACTACGCAGCAATCGATGCTGCAACAGGCGGTTGTCGCCGGTGAGCGCGTCTTTGAGCTGATGGACAGGCCGCGCCAGGCCTACGGCAATGACGAGCGACCTCTGCAAAGCGGGGCTATCGCCTTTGATAAGGTCTCATTTGCCTATCGCGAAGACCGTCTGGTGCTGCAGGACATTACGCTCGATGTGCCGTCACGCGGTTTCGTCGCGCTGGTGGGCCACACCGGCAGCGGTAAAAGCACGCTCGCCAGCCTGCTGATGGGCTACTATCCGGTCACGCAAGGCGAAATCCGCCTCGACGGACGTCCGCTCGCGTCGCTTAGCCACACGGTGTTACGCAAAGGCGTTGCGATGGTGCAGCAGGATCCGGTCGTGCTGGCCGATACCTTCTACGCCAACGTAACCTTGGGACGGGACTATTCAGAAGCGCAGGTTTGGGCGGTACTGGAAACGGTGCAGCTGGCAGAGCTGGCGCGCGGGTTCAGCGACGGGATCAACACGAAGCTGGGCGAGCAGGGCAACAATCTTTCCGTGGGGCAAAAACAGCTCCTGGCGCTGGCGCGCGTCCTGATTGAAACACCGCAGGTGCTGATTCTGGACGAAGCCACGGCCAGCATAGATTCTGGAACCGAGCAGGCGATTCAGCAGGCGCTGGCCGCCGTACGCGACCACACGACGCTGGTGGTGATTGCTCACCGGCTCTCCACCATCGTCGACGCGGACACGATTCTGGTGTTGCATCGCGGACAGGCCGTGGAGCGCGGTACGCACCGCGAGCTGCTGGAAGCACAAGGGCGCTACTGGCAGATGTACCAGCTGCAGCTGGCGGGCGAAGAGCTGGCCGCCAGCGTGCGTGATGAAGAGTCCCTTAGCGCCTGATGCACTAAAATGAGGCGCCGCGCTAACAGTCATTCCTGTTGGTGCAAAACTGAAACGCACCCTGCACCGGCATGGTGCGTTTTTTTTCACCGGTTCATTTATCAGAACCGTGTAACGCACATCGCGCCGCGATTCCCTCACGTTTTCATTTCTGGCACATCCCTTGCAATACCTTCCGGGTAAGCTGCGGCCATTACCGAATTCTGACTGGAGGGGATCTATGAAGCTGGTTACGGTTGTAATCAAACCATTCAAACTCGAAGACGTGCGTGAAGCATTGTCTTCAATGGGTATTCAGGGACTGACTGTCACCGAAGTGAAAGGCTTTGGTCGTCAGAAGGGTCATGCCGAGCTTTATCGCGGGGCGGAATACAGCGTTAACTTTCTGCCAAAAGTAAAAATTGATGTCGCGATTGCTGACGATCAGCTTGATGAAGTCATTGATGTCATTAGCAAAGCGGCCTACACCGGCAAAATTGGCGACGGCAAAATTTTCGTTGCCGAACTGCAGCGCGTCATTCGCATCCGTACCGGCGAATCTGACGAAGCGGCACTGTAATTAACGCCTGGCACACAGTGATAGGGATCGAGAAAATGAAGATAGCAACACTTAAAACGGGTCTGGGTTCGCTGGCGCTGCTGCCGGGCCTGGCGCTGGCTGCTGCCCCTGCGGTGGCCGACAAAGCCGATAACGCCTTTATGATGATCAGCACCGCGCTGGTGCTGTTCATGTCCATTCCGGGCATTGCGCTGTTCTACGGCGGTCTGATCCGTGGCAAAAACGTTCTCTCCATGCTGACGCAGGTTGCCGTGACGTTTGCACTGGTCTGCGTGCTTTGGGTGGTTTACGGTTACTCTCTGGCGTTCGGCACGGGTAACGCGTTCTTTGGTAACTTCGACTGGGTGATGCTGAAAAACATTGAACTGACCGCGCTGATGGGCAGCTTCTATCAGTATATTCACGTGGCGTTCCAGGGCTCGTTCGCCTGCATTACCGTCGGGCTGATTGTGGGCGCGCTCGCCGAGCGCATTCGTTTCTCTGCGGTCCTGATCTTCGTGGTGGTCTGGCTGACGCTCTCCTATGTGCCGATTGCGCACATGGTCTGGGGCGGTGGTCTGCTGGCCACGCACGGCGCGCTGGACTTCGCGGGCGGTACCGTTGTCCACATTAACGCCGCGGTCGCGGGTCTGGTGGGCGCTTATCTGATTGGCAAACGCGTGGGCTTCGGTAAAGAGGCGTTCAAACCGCACAACCTGCCGATGGTCTTTACCGGTACTGCGATCCTCTACTTTGGCTGGTTTGGCTTCAACGCCGGCTCAGCAAGTGCGGCCAATGAAATCGCCGCGCTGGCCTTCGTGAACACCGTTGTGGCCACGGCGGGTGCAATCCTCTCCTGGGTGTTTGGCGAGTGGGCGGTGCGCGGTAAACCTTCCCTGCTGGGTGCCTGTTCAGGTGCGATTGCCGGTCTGGTTGGTATCACTCCTGCGTGTGGTTATGTCGGTGTCGGCGGTGCGCTGCTGGTCGGCCTGGTGTCGGGTCTGGCGGGTCTGTGGGGCGTCACCGCACTGAAACGAGTTCTGCGCGTGGATGACCCTTGCGATGTGTTCGGCGTGCACGGCGTGTGCGGAATTGTCGGCTGTATCATGACCGGTATCTTCGCGGCGAAATCGCTCGGTGGCGTGGGCTACGCAGAAGGCGTCACTATGGTTCATCAGGTGCTAGTGCAGCTGGAAAGCATCGCTATCACCGTGGTGTGGTCTGCGGTCGTCGCTTTCATCGGCTACAAGCTGGCGGACATGACGGTGGGCCTGCGCGTACCGGAAGAGCAGGAGCGCGAAGGTCTGGATGTGAACAGCCACGGCGAGAATGCGTATAACGCATGATCTGAGTGTCTTGCCGGGTGGCGGCTTCGCCTTACCCGGCCTACAACAGCACAAAACGTAGGCCCGGTAAGCGTCGCGCCACCGGGCTTTTTACATCAACCTCTGTTACGCATCACCCCTTCCTGCACCGTTGAAGCGACCAGCACGCCGTCCTGAGTATAAAACTCCCCACGTACAAACCCGCGGGCGCTGGATGCCGACGTACTCTCCACACTGTAGAGCAGCCACTCGTTCATGTTGAAGGGACGGTGGAACCACATCGAGTGATCGATCGTCGCGACCTGCATCCCTTTTTCGAGGAAGCCGACGCCGTGCGGCTGCAGCGCCACCGGCAGGAAGTTGAAGTCAGACGCATAGCCCAGCAGATACTGATGGACGCGGAAATCTTCCGGCACGGTGCCGTTGGCGCGGATCCACACCTGGCGTTTTGGCTCGGCGGTGTGGCCTTTCATCGGGTTGTGGAATTCGACGGGGCGGATCTCAAGCGGCTTATCGCAGAGAAACTTCTCTTTAACCTGCGGCGGCAGCAGATGCGCCAATGCGCGAGCGATATCCGTTTCCGATTTAAGATCGTCCGGCGAGGGGGCAGGGGGCATGACCTTCTGATGCTCGTAGCCCGGCTCCGGTGCCTGGAAAGAGGCGGTCATGTAAAAGATCGGCTTACCGTTCTGGATGGCCGCGACGCGGCGCGCGCTGAAGCTGTTGCCGTCTCGCAGAACTTCAACGTCATACACGATGGGTTTGGCGCTATCGCCAGGGCGTAAAAAGTAGCTGTGGAATGAATGCACCAGACGGTCTGCCGGGACAGTCTCCTTTGCAGCGTACAGCGCTTGTCCAACGACTTGCCCACCGAAGACCTGGCGTAAGCCGAGATCTTCGCTCTGTCCGCGAAAGAGTCCTTCCTCAATTTTTTCCAGATTCAGTAATGTCAGCAGATTGTTCAGTGCCTGACTCATAGTTGTCCTCAATAAACGCCGTAGCGAAAGATAGGCAGAGTATAACGCAGAAATGAAAGTGGTCCGATGGGTAGAATAATCTGAATATCGGGATGATTTCAGGCATTAATCAGTGAGTTGTGCCACACTTAAAAACGTTATGTGATTGAAACGACATCGGATGGGATCGATCCCGCTGGTGCATTGATGATAAGGAGACTTCAATGAAACTCGTGCCTATGCTAAGTGGTGTAGCGATTGCGGTGGCGTTGTCCGCCTGTGCCGGTAAGAGCGCCCAGGTGCCAGTGCCAGCAGCTGACCCGAACGGGATTAATACCCTTTCGCAGCAGTCCATTCAGCAGCCTAACGTTTCCGGTACCATCTGGATTAAACAGAAAGTTGCGTTGCCGCCGGATGCGGTATTAACGGTGACGCTGTCTGATGCTTCCCTGGCCGACGCGCCGTCGAAAGTCGTGGCCCAGCGTGCCGTCCGTACTGAAGGCAAACAGGCACCGTTTAGCTTCGTGTTGCCGTATAACCCGTCGGACGTGCAGCCTAATGCCCGTATTCTGCTGAGCGCAGCGGTCACCATCAACGGTAAGCTGGTGTTTATCACCGATACGGTCCAGGAAGCGATTAACAACGGTGGAACCAAAATCGACCTGAACCTGGTGCCAGTACAGCAGACCGAAGTGCCGGTCGCACCGCAAACCAATCAGCCGTCTCTGCCAACCCCTCCGACGCAGATGTAATAGGGTTATTCCCCTCTCCTTAGGGAGAGGGGTCAGTACACCCACCGGTACTTCTGTAAATCGATCTTACCCGACCCTGACACCTGCACCCCTTCTGAAAGTAACGCCTGACGCTGACGCTGGAGATCCGGCCCGGTGAGTGAGATGGCGCCATGACGGTTCACCACTCGATGCCAGGGCAGTGTACTGCCTTCCGGCAGCCGTTTCAGGACGCCTCCAACCTGTCGCGCCGCGCGCGGGGAACCGGCCAGGCGCGCGACATCACCATAGGTGGTGACATAGCCTTCCGGGATTGAAGCCACGATTTGCCATACGCGCTGTGGAAAAGAGTCCTGCTCGTCCATACCTTCACCTGCGGGGAGTTTCTGGAGAGCCATGGTAAACGAAGATCGCCCTGATTGCTGCGCCTGTTTGCGCAAGAAACCAGCATCCGGTTCCTGGCGGCTTGCAATTGGGCCTTCGCACAGGGATAATGCGCCAGCGCGTTGGTTATCAACGCTCTCAATGGGGGCTCTGTTGGTTCTCCCGCAACGCTACTCTGTTCACCAGGTCAGGTCCGGAAGGAAGCAGCCAGGGCAGACGACGTGTGTGCCGGGATGTAGCTGGCAGGGCCCCCACCCATTTCTGAGCCTCTGCGTTCTTCCCTGATTTGTGCCTCTTCCCTGGTCGTTATTCCCTAATAAGATTATGCCTATAGCATGTAATATATATTTCATCGCGCTGAAATATTAATGTCATAAACTTGTAATAATAGTCGGGCATTTTATCCTTGGCCGTCTATTTTCTGGCAAAACTCAAAAAAATATATATCTGGATAACATTGTTAACTTCGTGTATTAAATAAAGTACTTATTCCGAAGGGAAGTGATAAACATGGCTACAGCGGTATTAAACGTTAAGATTGATGACGCGCTAAAAGAAAGGCTTCGCCACTATGCGGAAGTGAATAACGAGAATTTAAGCGTGACGACAGAGAAACTGCTGCTGCTGGCATTCGAAGCAGTAGAAGAG harbors:
- a CDS encoding SmdB family multidrug efflux ABC transporter permease/ATP-binding protein, translating into MRKLGTMWPTLKRLLAYGSPWRKPLSVAVLLLWIAAIAEVSGPLLISYFIDNMVAKSYLPLGLVAGLGVAYVGLQLAAAGLHYAQSLLFNRAAVGVVQQLRTDVMDAALRQPLSEFDTQPVGQVISRVTNDTEVIRDLYVTVVATVLRSAALIGAMLVAMFSLDWRMALVAITIFPAVLIVMVIYQRYSTPIVRRVRAYLADINDGFNEVINGMSVIQQFRQQARFGERMGEASRSHYMARMQTLRLDGFLLRPLLSLFSALVLCGLLMLFGLSANGTIEVGVLYAFISYLGRLNEPLIELTTQQSMLQQAVVAGERVFELMDRPRQAYGNDERPLQSGAIAFDKVSFAYREDRLVLQDITLDVPSRGFVALVGHTGSGKSTLASLLMGYYPVTQGEIRLDGRPLASLSHTVLRKGVAMVQQDPVVLADTFYANVTLGRDYSEAQVWAVLETVQLAELARGFSDGINTKLGEQGNNLSVGQKQLLALARVLIETPQVLILDEATASIDSGTEQAIQQALAAVRDHTTLVVIAHRLSTIVDADTILVLHRGQAVERGTHRELLEAQGRYWQMYQLQLAGEELAASVRDEESLSA
- the glnK gene encoding P-II family nitrogen regulator, which translates into the protein MKLVTVVIKPFKLEDVREALSSMGIQGLTVTEVKGFGRQKGHAELYRGAEYSVNFLPKVKIDVAIADDQLDEVIDVISKAAYTGKIGDGKIFVAELQRVIRIRTGESDEAAL
- the amtB gene encoding ammonium transporter AmtB; the protein is MKIATLKTGLGSLALLPGLALAAAPAVADKADNAFMMISTALVLFMSIPGIALFYGGLIRGKNVLSMLTQVAVTFALVCVLWVVYGYSLAFGTGNAFFGNFDWVMLKNIELTALMGSFYQYIHVAFQGSFACITVGLIVGALAERIRFSAVLIFVVVWLTLSYVPIAHMVWGGGLLATHGALDFAGGTVVHINAAVAGLVGAYLIGKRVGFGKEAFKPHNLPMVFTGTAILYFGWFGFNAGSASAANEIAALAFVNTVVATAGAILSWVFGEWAVRGKPSLLGACSGAIAGLVGITPACGYVGVGGALLVGLVSGLAGLWGVTALKRVLRVDDPCDVFGVHGVCGIVGCIMTGIFAAKSLGGVGYAEGVTMVHQVLVQLESIAITVVWSAVVAFIGYKLADMTVGLRVPEEQEREGLDVNSHGENAYNA
- the tesB gene encoding acyl-CoA thioesterase II: MSQALNNLLTLLNLEKIEEGLFRGQSEDLGLRQVFGGQVVGQALYAAKETVPADRLVHSFHSYFLRPGDSAKPIVYDVEVLRDGNSFSARRVAAIQNGKPIFYMTASFQAPEPGYEHQKVMPPAPSPDDLKSETDIARALAHLLPPQVKEKFLCDKPLEIRPVEFHNPMKGHTAEPKRQVWIRANGTVPEDFRVHQYLLGYASDFNFLPVALQPHGVGFLEKGMQVATIDHSMWFHRPFNMNEWLLYSVESTSASSARGFVRGEFYTQDGVLVASTVQEGVMRNRG
- a CDS encoding YbaY family lipoprotein, which translates into the protein MKLVPMLSGVAIAVALSACAGKSAQVPVPAADPNGINTLSQQSIQQPNVSGTIWIKQKVALPPDAVLTVTLSDASLADAPSKVVAQRAVRTEGKQAPFSFVLPYNPSDVQPNARILLSAAVTINGKLVFITDTVQEAINNGGTKIDLNLVPVQQTEVPVAPQTNQPSLPTPPTQM